From a region of the Arachis ipaensis cultivar K30076 chromosome B09, Araip1.1, whole genome shotgun sequence genome:
- the LOC107618618 gene encoding 26.5 kDa heat shock protein, mitochondrial: MALARLAMKKVEERVANCSSSRRFGNELLRRFASSSASEKSEGSEIAVSSSGGRRSRLFPRRRSRRSWPWRRNETNDLTDFTTPQLYEFFPSGLGNALMQASENINRLFDNMNLTPWSLTGRVKERDDHYKLRYDMPGVVKEDVKITIDDGVLKIKGEHKEEKEEEDDDEYWSSSSYGYYDTNLVLPDDAKADEIKAELKDGVLTITIPRTQQQKKDVKQISVH, translated from the exons ATGGCTTTGGCACGTTTGGCtatgaagaaggttgaagaaagggtgGCTAATTGTTCATCATCACGGAGGTTTGGGAATGAGTTATTAAGAAGGTTTGCAAGTTCATCAGCAAGTGAGAAATCTGAAGGGAGTGAGATAGCTGTGTCATCATCTGGTGGGAGAAGGTCCAGGCTGTTCCCTAGGAGGAGGAGCAGGAGATCATGGCCTTGGAGAAGGAATGAAACTAATGATTTAACTGATTTCACCACCCCTCAACTTTATG AATTCTTCCCTTCAGGGCTTGGAAATGCATTGATGCAAGCAAGTGAGAACATCAACAGGCTATTTGACAACATGAACTTGACACCATGGTCCTTGACCGGCCGGGTTAAGGAGCGCGACGACCACTACAAGCTGCGATACGACATGCCCGGAGTTGTGAAGGAGGATGTGAAAATCACTATTGATGATGGTGTGCTAAAGATAAAGGGTGAACACAAGGAGGAAAAAGAAgaggaggatgatgatgagtattGGTCTTCAAGTAGCTATGGCTACTATGATACCAATTTGGTTTTGCCTGATGATGCTAAAGCTGATGAGATTAAGGCCGAGTTGAAGGATGGTGTCTTAACTATTACCATTCCTAGGACTCAGCAGCAAAAAAAGGATGTTAAGCAAATTAGTGTCCATTGA
- the LOC107618619 gene encoding uncharacterized protein LOC107618619 isoform X1 — protein MGACVGCYRKPVVVTTTDLPSNELQNQGTAESVKRPTSSEDFWTTSTHDIDNSIGQSQRSMSSIGTTNLPVALPSASKTSNPEEFVNHGLILWNQTRQRWVGDKRPENRSQQSREPKLRTHCLCLANIFWLCSWNATYESLLGTSKPFRQPVSLAEMVDFLVEVWEQEGLYD, from the exons ATGGg TGCTTGTGTGGGATGCTATAGAAAGCCTGTAGTAGTTACTACAACGGATTTACCATCAAATGAATTGCAAAATCAAGGTACCGCAGAGTCGGTAAAGAGACCTACCTCTTCAGAGGATTTCTGGACCACCAGCACACATGACATAGACAATAGTATTGGTCAGTCGCAACGAAGCATGTCCTCGATTGGTACGACAAACCTACCTGTGGCTCTGCCTAGTGCTTCCAAGACCAGTAACCCCGAAGAATTTGTAAATCATG GTCTTATTCTCTGGAATCAGACTCGGCAACGTTGGGTAGGAGATAAAAGACCTGAGAACCGATCACAACAATCGCGCGAACCTAAATTGAG AACTCATTGTCTGTGCCTTGCCAACATTTTTTGGCTTTGCAGTTGGAATGCCACATATGAGAGTTTATTAGGAACCAGCAAGCCGTTCCGGCAGCCCGTCTCTCTTGCG GAAATGGTAGATTTTCTTGTGGAGGTCTGGGAACAGGAAGGCCTATACGACTGA
- the LOC107618619 gene encoding uncharacterized protein LOC107618619 isoform X2, protein MGACVGCYRKPVVVTTTDLPSNELQNQGTAESVKRPTSSEDFWTTSTHDIDNSIGQSQRSMSSIGTTNLPVALPSASKTSNPEEFVNHGLILWNQTRQRWVGDKRPENRSQQSREPKLSWNATYESLLGTSKPFRQPVSLAEMVDFLVEVWEQEGLYD, encoded by the exons ATGGg TGCTTGTGTGGGATGCTATAGAAAGCCTGTAGTAGTTACTACAACGGATTTACCATCAAATGAATTGCAAAATCAAGGTACCGCAGAGTCGGTAAAGAGACCTACCTCTTCAGAGGATTTCTGGACCACCAGCACACATGACATAGACAATAGTATTGGTCAGTCGCAACGAAGCATGTCCTCGATTGGTACGACAAACCTACCTGTGGCTCTGCCTAGTGCTTCCAAGACCAGTAACCCCGAAGAATTTGTAAATCATG GTCTTATTCTCTGGAATCAGACTCGGCAACGTTGGGTAGGAGATAAAAGACCTGAGAACCGATCACAACAATCGCGCGAACCTAAATTGAG TTGGAATGCCACATATGAGAGTTTATTAGGAACCAGCAAGCCGTTCCGGCAGCCCGTCTCTCTTGCG GAAATGGTAGATTTTCTTGTGGAGGTCTGGGAACAGGAAGGCCTATACGACTGA